Proteins encoded within one genomic window of Thunnus maccoyii chromosome 22, fThuMac1.1, whole genome shotgun sequence:
- the tex261 gene encoding protein TEX261, producing MWFIYLLSWLSLVIQISFVTLAIAAGLYYLAELIEEYTVATSRIIKYMIMFSTGVLAGLYIFEGFPVLMVAVGLFTNLVYFGLLQTFPYILLSSPNFILSCVLVVVNHYMAFQYFAQEYYPFSEVLAYFTICLWVIPFAFFVSLSAGENVLPSTMQQGDDVVSNYFTKGKRGKRSGILLVFSFLKEAVLPSRQKMY from the exons atgtggtttatttatttactgagctGGTTGTCGTTGGTGATCCAGATATCCTTCGTCACTCTTGCAATAG ctgctggCCTGTACTACTTGGCAGAACTAATAGAAGAATACACAGTAGCCACCAGTCGAATAATAAAGTACATGATTATG TTTTCGACAGGCGTGTTGGCAGGTCTTTACATTTTTGAAGGCTTCCCGGTGTTGATGGTGGCGGTCGGCCTCTTCACCAACCTGGTGTACTTCGGCCTCCTGCAGACCTTCCCCTACATACTGCTGAGCTCCCCTAACTTCATCCTCTCCTGCG TGTTGGTCGTGGTGAACCATTACATGGCCTTCCAGTACTTTGCACAAGAGTATTATCCATTCTCAGAG GTGTTGGCGTACTTCACCATCTGCCTGTGGGTGATCCCCTTCGCCTTTTTTGTGTCACTGTCAGCGGGAGAAAATGTGCTTCCATCCACCATGCAGCAAGGAG atGATGTGGTGTCTAATTACTTCACCAAGGGCAAGAGGGGGAAGAGGTCTGGGATCCTCCTCGTGTTCTCTTTCCTCAAGGAGGCAGTGCTGCCCAGCCGACAGAAAATGTACTGA
- the ankrd53 gene encoding ankyrin repeat domain-containing protein 53 isoform X2, with translation MVTMELVNKPEKRRRWRCKNWKVTHIAPPNGHTFPAVASATVVNLEPDRQGLSPLHVACMCGKLATVQPLLESRLCCINSSGPQGRRPIHMVLSSRSSPNTSTCLRYLLENGADINVTTDAGQTPLHLAASEGLLDCTEMLVRAGADVLAQDCMGHTPLDLARFWCRRKVARYLKNCMWQADKKKEMEERKLVQALYSDLVDMCKLNRLNKKTLIDEKMADWAHKKSLPLLKDFSPRVLVSQYHTQCLSSDQDRSTLKHAKSLCKLQAGRPQEDTCTSTKPPPASASRPWTIYTGLQPEKPPREPDLRSRVTLWKDGSSRQPQYTTKWDSTPRAAPDLPVDVLERVLFPRAFPSRIASPRHFEPQDILEIQHRGCPQGSSTSPWTEVAMHLAEVLEPGHY, from the exons ATGGTAACCATGGAACTTGTCAACAAACCCGAAAAACGGAGACGTTGGAGATGTAAAAACtg GAAAGTTACTCACATAGCTCCCCCAAACGGGCACACGTTTCCAGCTGTTGCTTCTGCGACTGTGGTCAATCTGGAGCCGGACAGACAG GGTCTGTCACCGCTCCACGTGGCCTGCATGTGCGGTAAACTGGCTACTGTTCAGCCACTGCTGGAGTCCAGGCTGTGCTGTATCAACAGTAGTGGTCCCCAGGGTCGCCGTCCCATTCACATGGTCCTGTCGTCTCGGAGTTCACCCAACACCTCAACCTGTCTCAGATACCTGCTGGAGAACGGGGCCGACATCAACGT CACCACAGATGCAGGGCAGACCCCTCTGCACCTGGCTGCCTCTGAGGGCCTTTTGGACTGCACAGAGATGCTTGTGCGGGCCGGAGCAGATGTTTTGGCCCAGGACTGCATGGGACACACACCTCTGGACTTGGCTCGCTTCTGGTGTCGCAGGAAGGTAGCAAG gtaTCTGAAAAACTGCATGTGGCAggcagataaaaagaaagaaatggaagaGAGGAAGCTAGTTCAAGCTTTATACAGTGATCTTGTGGATATGTGCAAACTAAACCGTCTCAATAAAAAG ACACTTATAGATGAGAAAATGGCAGACTGGGCACACAAGAAAAGCTTGCCCCTCCTAAAGGATTTCTCCCCAAGGGTCTTAGTGAGCCAGTACCATACCCAGTGCCTCTCATCAGATCAGGACAGGTCTACTCTAAAACATGCCAAGAGCCTGTGTAAGCTCCAGGCAGGACGCCCTCAGGAGGACACGTGCACCTCCACCAAACCACCTCCGGCCTCAGCCTCCAGGCCGTGGACCATCTACACGGGCCTCCAGCCAGAGAAACCCCCCAGAGAGCCAGACCTCCGGAGCCGCGTCACATTGTGGAAGGAcggcagcagcaggcagcctCAGTACACCACCAAGTGGGACAGTACACCTCGCGCCGCCCCTGACCTGCCTGTGGATGTCCTTGAGAGGGTGTTGTTTCCCAGAGCCTTCCCTTCCAGGATCGCCTCCCCTCGACACTTCGAGCCTCAGGACATTCTGGAGATCCAGCACCGAGGATGCCCCCAGGGGAGCAGCACGTCCCCCTGGACAGAGGTGGCCATGCACCTGGCTGAGGTGCTGGAGCCTGGACACTACTGA
- the ankrd53 gene encoding ankyrin repeat domain-containing protein 53 isoform X1, translated as MEDVVLKQGTSTINLKSPSTQKCVFLFVPIVECVSFTVQNDVYVQTLEDCQGLHISLQNGLSPLHVACMCGKLATVQPLLESRLCCINSSGPQGRRPIHMVLSSRSSPNTSTCLRYLLENGADINVTTDAGQTPLHLAASEGLLDCTEMLVRAGADVLAQDCMGHTPLDLARFWCRRKVARYLKNCMWQADKKKEMEERKLVQALYSDLVDMCKLNRLNKKTLIDEKMADWAHKKSLPLLKDFSPRVLVSQYHTQCLSSDQDRSTLKHAKSLCKLQAGRPQEDTCTSTKPPPASASRPWTIYTGLQPEKPPREPDLRSRVTLWKDGSSRQPQYTTKWDSTPRAAPDLPVDVLERVLFPRAFPSRIASPRHFEPQDILEIQHRGCPQGSSTSPWTEVAMHLAEVLEPGHY; from the exons ATGGAGGATGTAGTGCTGAAACAAGGTACCTCAACCATTaacttaaagtccccttccactcaaaaatgtgtttttctttttgttcccaTAGTTGAATGtgtgagcttcactgtgcagaatgatgtatatgTGCAGACACTAGAAGACTGTCAAGGGTTGCATATTTCCCTTCAAAAT GGTCTGTCACCGCTCCACGTGGCCTGCATGTGCGGTAAACTGGCTACTGTTCAGCCACTGCTGGAGTCCAGGCTGTGCTGTATCAACAGTAGTGGTCCCCAGGGTCGCCGTCCCATTCACATGGTCCTGTCGTCTCGGAGTTCACCCAACACCTCAACCTGTCTCAGATACCTGCTGGAGAACGGGGCCGACATCAACGT CACCACAGATGCAGGGCAGACCCCTCTGCACCTGGCTGCCTCTGAGGGCCTTTTGGACTGCACAGAGATGCTTGTGCGGGCCGGAGCAGATGTTTTGGCCCAGGACTGCATGGGACACACACCTCTGGACTTGGCTCGCTTCTGGTGTCGCAGGAAGGTAGCAAG gtaTCTGAAAAACTGCATGTGGCAggcagataaaaagaaagaaatggaagaGAGGAAGCTAGTTCAAGCTTTATACAGTGATCTTGTGGATATGTGCAAACTAAACCGTCTCAATAAAAAG ACACTTATAGATGAGAAAATGGCAGACTGGGCACACAAGAAAAGCTTGCCCCTCCTAAAGGATTTCTCCCCAAGGGTCTTAGTGAGCCAGTACCATACCCAGTGCCTCTCATCAGATCAGGACAGGTCTACTCTAAAACATGCCAAGAGCCTGTGTAAGCTCCAGGCAGGACGCCCTCAGGAGGACACGTGCACCTCCACCAAACCACCTCCGGCCTCAGCCTCCAGGCCGTGGACCATCTACACGGGCCTCCAGCCAGAGAAACCCCCCAGAGAGCCAGACCTCCGGAGCCGCGTCACATTGTGGAAGGAcggcagcagcaggcagcctCAGTACACCACCAAGTGGGACAGTACACCTCGCGCCGCCCCTGACCTGCCTGTGGATGTCCTTGAGAGGGTGTTGTTTCCCAGAGCCTTCCCTTCCAGGATCGCCTCCCCTCGACACTTCGAGCCTCAGGACATTCTGGAGATCCAGCACCGAGGATGCCCCCAGGGGAGCAGCACGTCCCCCTGGACAGAGGTGGCCATGCACCTGGCTGAGGTGCTGGAGCCTGGACACTACTGA